The following proteins come from a genomic window of candidate division Zixibacteria bacterium HGW-Zixibacteria-1:
- a CDS encoding GNAT family N-acetyltransferase, with translation MPYKLKKMTNADRMAVMKIFNHFVENSFAAYNDTRVSDGIFDHFLNISKGYLALTVRTETDQVVGFAMMRPFHPANSFRKTLEVGYFIMPEHTGQGLGSQILERFIKKAKALGVEILLASISSLNEKSIRFHLKHGFVECGRFKGIGIKKGQKFDMVWMQKNL, from the coding sequence ATGCCCTACAAATTGAAGAAAATGACCAATGCCGACCGCATGGCGGTGATGAAAATCTTCAACCATTTTGTCGAAAACAGTTTTGCCGCCTATAATGATACCAGGGTTTCGGACGGGATCTTCGATCATTTTTTAAACATCTCCAAAGGCTATCTGGCGCTGACCGTCAGAACCGAAACGGATCAAGTGGTCGGGTTCGCGATGATGCGTCCTTTTCACCCGGCCAATTCCTTCCGAAAAACGCTCGAGGTCGGCTATTTTATTATGCCGGAACATACCGGACAGGGATTGGGATCGCAAATACTAGAACGATTCATAAAGAAAGCCAAAGCGCTTGGTGTTGAGATCTTGCTTGCTTCGATATCATCATTGAATGAAAAGAGCATACGGTTTCACTTAAAGCATGGTTTTGTCGAGTGCGGCCGCTTCAAAGGAATCGGCATCAAAAAGGGTCAAAAGTTTGACATGGTGTGGATGCAAAAAAATCTGTAG
- a CDS encoding class I SAM-dependent methyltransferase, translating to MNEQMEHIYRNIPLENIPWNMPEPPALLVEAVASGRIKPCRVVDLGCGAGNYSVWLAQHGFDVTGIEISQSAIALAGKLAASKGVSCRFVAADLLGDLREFHSSFDLAFDWEVLHHIQPEDRPGYLQNVRNLLRPDGMYISLCFSDKDIEFSGGQKIFKTPLGTILYFSTEEELEELYKPLFHIIELKTVSVPGKQKPHRTNVAWLRRK from the coding sequence ATGAATGAACAAATGGAGCATATATACCGTAACATCCCGCTCGAGAATATTCCCTGGAATATGCCGGAGCCGCCGGCTCTTTTGGTCGAGGCGGTCGCGAGCGGTAGGATCAAACCCTGCCGGGTGGTCGATTTGGGATGCGGCGCCGGGAACTATTCGGTCTGGCTTGCGCAACATGGTTTCGATGTGACCGGTATCGAGATCAGCCAAAGCGCCATTGCGCTTGCCGGTAAGCTGGCCGCCTCGAAAGGTGTCTCATGCCGTTTTGTGGCCGCCGACTTGCTTGGCGACCTGCGAGAATTTCATTCAAGCTTTGATCTGGCTTTTGACTGGGAAGTGCTGCACCATATACAACCGGAGGATCGCCCGGGATATCTGCAAAATGTCCGCAATCTCCTGCGCCCGGATGGCATGTACATCTCTCTCTGTTTCAGCGATAAAGATATCGAATTCAGCGGCGGACAGAAAATTTTCAAAACACCGCTTGGTACAATTCTTTATTTCTCGACGGAAGAAGAACTGGAAGAGCTGTATAAGCCGCTCTTTCATATAATCGAATTGAAAACAGTGTCGGTTCCCGGCAAACAGAAACCTCATCGGACCAATGTTGCCTGGTTGCGGCGTAAGTAA